The sequence TGAAGCGCTCGGGCATGCTGCGGAGGCAGACCATGTACTCTGTGGCGAGTCTATATTAAGTGACAAATTGGGCGAGGAGATAGCATATCAGGGGCTGACGGTTGCAGACGACCCGACCATCGAGAACTCGCATGGCTATTATAGGTATGATGACGAGGGCATTCGTGCAAGGCGAACGGAAGTGATAAAAGAAGGCGTACTCGTATCATTCCTGCATACACGCGAGACTGCAGGTAGATTTGATGCAGTACCGACCTCGAATGCACGTGCGGCGAATTATTCTGAACTGCCACTTGTGAGGATGAGCAATACAGTCATTGAGCCTGGCGATAGCGATTTTGAAGAGATGCGTGAGGATATCTCATACGGTATCTATGCTAAGGGCATGCGTGGTGGTCAGGTGGACACAGTAAGGGGCGAATTTCAGTTCAGTGCAGAAGAGGCATTCCTGATAGAGAAGGGAGAGCTCACAAAGAGATTGAAGAACGTATCGCTCTCAGGGCGAACCTTAGATATATTAAAGAGCATAGACATGGTGGGTAAGATAAAGAGCAGGGGTTCAATTGGATACTGTGGCAAAGCAGGCCAGGAGGTTCCGGTCTCTGAATATGCTCCCCACATACGCGTAAAGAAGATTCTGGTAGGCGGTGCTGGTGGTGCTATGCCTTCTCCCTCACATAAATGACGTCCCCCTCTTTTAACTTACCAAGCCGCTCCATGGTAGAAGGTGTGAGAGGCGAGAACGAGAGCACGAGGTTGGCACCGTCGAATGTCTCTCCTGTTGGACCATACGTATCACTATCATTTAACCGAATGCCCATAAGTCCCTTGTTTGACCTTGACATATTTGTAACGCCCAGAATTCCCTTCTCTACTTTCTCCTTCGGTATATTCTCCGGTACCAGTGTTCCTGCTTCTTCTGCATTGCCCTCAAACAGGACCATTGTTCCCGGAATGCTGAAATAAACCTTCAAATGCCCTATTGGACGATTGATCAACCCTGTAAGCTTCTTGAAATACCACACCGTCTTCGGTGCCTTATCATAAAACAACTCCACCTCATATACATCCTTCGCATCTACACCAACTGTTCTCACCGTGCCCCTATCAATGATCTCCATAGTTAGCTCGGGCTTCTGGTCCACAACGATAGCATCATCATTGGTATTCCCTTCCCTGACCTGCTCAATATCTTCATGCGCAAAGAACTCTTCCGCTTCTTTCTGCGTCTTACCCACCATCATCATCCACTTTGGCTCTGTCGTTATAAGAATCGTATCGCCCGGATGCGCATATTCTATCAATTCCCCACCCTGTACTATCTCCCCAAATACATTATGTGAGGGGTTCGGCAACCTGCTATCCTTATATAAAAATACCTTCCCACGCTCTGTACCATCATTTCGTGCTGAGAGATGGTATTTTGACCTGTAAGCGAGGTTCTCTGCAGGTAAA is a genomic window of Methanophagales archaeon containing:
- a CDS encoding methanogenesis marker 3 protein, whose product is MKIKFNGETQDVESKTLGDIIEELKGLYRQGCTIAVVSEKEEKELKNEFAVKTERGEARIKMFREGEGEGESESKSKSEALSLFLSGYKRFNNGVIAWKTDDVTAIGPIQTDLSVERAEHSYKKWDVFLGFGGFDPNLTYLMISKREHKAAYGTGADAIIGKLTRGRSIISSLEEGDKIEGIHPIVTKAERVGFVTTDLDTEIEEGQEIFTFAKIKLFREAPMSSEHFFSLSYRGVIHVDDFAKTYVAAENLKGLSLPAENLAYRSKYHLSARNDGTERGKVFLYKDSRLPNPSHNVFGEIVQGGELIEYAHPGDTILITTEPKWMMMVGKTQKEAEEFFAHEDIEQVREGNTNDDAIVVDQKPELTMEIIDRGTVRTVGVDAKDVYEVELFYDKAPKTVWYFKKLTGLINRPIGHLKVYFSIPGTMVLFEGNAEEAGTLVPENIPKEKVEKGILGVTNMSRSNKGLMGIRLNDSDTYGPTGETFDGANLVLSFSPLTPSTMERLGKLKEGDVIYVREKA